From Equus asinus isolate D_3611 breed Donkey chromosome 14, EquAss-T2T_v2, whole genome shotgun sequence, one genomic window encodes:
- the STX4 gene encoding syntaxin-4 isoform X2, whose translation MRDRTHELRQGDDSSDDEDKERVALVVQPGTARLGSPDDEFFQKVRTIRQAIVKLENKVRELEKQQVTILATPLPEESMKQDLQNLRDEIKQLGREIRAELKAIEPQKEEADENYNSVNMRMRKTQHGVLSQQFVELINKCNSMQSEYREKNVERIRRQLKITNAGMVSDEELEQMLDSGQSEVFVSNILKDTQVTRQALNEISARHSEIQQLERSIRELHEIFTFLATEVEMQGEMINRIEKNILSSADYVERGQEHVKMTLESQKKARKKKFLIAICVSITVLILLVIIVISTLV comes from the exons ATGCGGGACAGGACCCACGAACTGAGGCAG GGGGATGACAGCTCGGACGATGAGGACAAGGAACGGGTCGCGCTGGTGGTACAGCCGGGCACGGCACGGCTGGGGAGCCCGGACGATGAGTTCTTCCAGAAG GTCCGGACAATTCGGCAGGCTATTGTCAAGCTAGAGAATAAAGTCCGAGAGTTGGAGAAGCAGCAGGTCACCATCCTGGCCACGCCCCTTCCCGAGGAGA GCATGAAGCAGGACCTGCAGAACCTGCGCGACGAGATCAAACAGCTGGGGAGGGAGATCCGCGCCGAGCTGAAGG CCATAGAGCCTCAGAAGGAGGAAGCTGATGAGAATTATAACTCGGTCAACATGAGGATGAGAAAAACGCAG CATGGGGTCCTGTCCCAGCAATTCGTGGAGCTCATCAACAAGTGCAACTCGATGCAGTCTGAATACCGGGAGAAGAATGTGGAACGGATTCGGAGGCAGCTGAAGATCA CAAATGCTGGAATGGTGTCTGATGAGGAGCTGGAGCAGATGCTGGACAGTGGGCAGAGTGAGGTGTTTGTGTCCAAT ATACTGAAGGATACACAAGTGACTCGACAGGCACTAAATGAGATCTCAGCCCGGCACAGTGAGATCCAGCAGCTTGAACGCAGTATCCGTGAACTTCATGAGATCTTCACTTTTCTCGCTACTGAGGTGGAGATGCAG GGGGAGATGATCAATCGGATTGAGAAGAACATCCTGAGCTCAGCAGACTATGTGGAACGTGGGCAGGAACATGTCAAGATGACCCTGGAGAGCCAGAAGAAGGCGCGGAAG AAGAAATTCTTGATTGCCATCTGTGTGTCCATCACTGTCCTT
- the STX4 gene encoding syntaxin-4 isoform X3: MRDRTHELRQGDDSSDDEDKERVALVVQPGTARLGSPDDEFFQKVRTIRQAIVKLENKVRELEKQQVTILATPLPEESMKQDLQNLRDEIKQLGREIRAELKAIEPQKEEADENYNSVNMRMRKTQHGVLSQQFVELINKCNSMQSEYREKNVERIRRQLKITNAGMVSDEELEQMLDSGQSEVFVSNILKDTQVTRQALNEISARHSEIQQLERSIRELHEIFTFLATEVEMQGEMINRIEKNILSSADYVERGQEHVKMTLESQKKARKVHGWEELCSRMEYT, translated from the exons ATGCGGGACAGGACCCACGAACTGAGGCAG GGGGATGACAGCTCGGACGATGAGGACAAGGAACGGGTCGCGCTGGTGGTACAGCCGGGCACGGCACGGCTGGGGAGCCCGGACGATGAGTTCTTCCAGAAG GTCCGGACAATTCGGCAGGCTATTGTCAAGCTAGAGAATAAAGTCCGAGAGTTGGAGAAGCAGCAGGTCACCATCCTGGCCACGCCCCTTCCCGAGGAGA GCATGAAGCAGGACCTGCAGAACCTGCGCGACGAGATCAAACAGCTGGGGAGGGAGATCCGCGCCGAGCTGAAGG CCATAGAGCCTCAGAAGGAGGAAGCTGATGAGAATTATAACTCGGTCAACATGAGGATGAGAAAAACGCAG CATGGGGTCCTGTCCCAGCAATTCGTGGAGCTCATCAACAAGTGCAACTCGATGCAGTCTGAATACCGGGAGAAGAATGTGGAACGGATTCGGAGGCAGCTGAAGATCA CAAATGCTGGAATGGTGTCTGATGAGGAGCTGGAGCAGATGCTGGACAGTGGGCAGAGTGAGGTGTTTGTGTCCAAT ATACTGAAGGATACACAAGTGACTCGACAGGCACTAAATGAGATCTCAGCCCGGCACAGTGAGATCCAGCAGCTTGAACGCAGTATCCGTGAACTTCATGAGATCTTCACTTTTCTCGCTACTGAGGTGGAGATGCAG GGGGAGATGATCAATCGGATTGAGAAGAACATCCTGAGCTCAGCAGACTATGTGGAACGTGGGCAGGAACATGTCAAGATGACCCTGGAGAGCCAGAAGAAGGCGCGGAAG
- the STX4 gene encoding syntaxin-4 isoform X4 has protein sequence MRDRTHELRQGDDSSDDEDKERVALVVQPGTARLGSPDDEFFQKVRTIRQAIVKLENKVRELEKQQVTILATPLPEESMKQDLQNLRDEIKQLGREIRAELKAIEPQKEEADENYNSVNMRMRKTQHGVLSQQFVELINKCNSMQSEYREKNVERIRRQLKITNAGMVSDEELEQMLDSGQSEVFVSNILKDTQVTRQALNEISARHSEIQQLERSIRELHEIFTFLATEVEMQGEMINRIEKNILSSADYVERGQEHVKMTLESQKKARKSLDQEKPHLHLI, from the exons ATGCGGGACAGGACCCACGAACTGAGGCAG GGGGATGACAGCTCGGACGATGAGGACAAGGAACGGGTCGCGCTGGTGGTACAGCCGGGCACGGCACGGCTGGGGAGCCCGGACGATGAGTTCTTCCAGAAG GTCCGGACAATTCGGCAGGCTATTGTCAAGCTAGAGAATAAAGTCCGAGAGTTGGAGAAGCAGCAGGTCACCATCCTGGCCACGCCCCTTCCCGAGGAGA GCATGAAGCAGGACCTGCAGAACCTGCGCGACGAGATCAAACAGCTGGGGAGGGAGATCCGCGCCGAGCTGAAGG CCATAGAGCCTCAGAAGGAGGAAGCTGATGAGAATTATAACTCGGTCAACATGAGGATGAGAAAAACGCAG CATGGGGTCCTGTCCCAGCAATTCGTGGAGCTCATCAACAAGTGCAACTCGATGCAGTCTGAATACCGGGAGAAGAATGTGGAACGGATTCGGAGGCAGCTGAAGATCA CAAATGCTGGAATGGTGTCTGATGAGGAGCTGGAGCAGATGCTGGACAGTGGGCAGAGTGAGGTGTTTGTGTCCAAT ATACTGAAGGATACACAAGTGACTCGACAGGCACTAAATGAGATCTCAGCCCGGCACAGTGAGATCCAGCAGCTTGAACGCAGTATCCGTGAACTTCATGAGATCTTCACTTTTCTCGCTACTGAGGTGGAGATGCAG GGGGAGATGATCAATCGGATTGAGAAGAACATCCTGAGCTCAGCAGACTATGTGGAACGTGGGCAGGAACATGTCAAGATGACCCTGGAGAGCCAGAAGAAGGCGCGGAAG